One stretch of Mus pahari chromosome 15, PAHARI_EIJ_v1.1, whole genome shotgun sequence DNA includes these proteins:
- the LOC110333379 gene encoding glycerol kinase-like, whose translation MADAPKAVLGPLVGAVDQGTSSTRFLVFNPQTAELLCHHQVEIAQEFPREGWVEQDPKAILQSVYECIEKTCEKLGQQNIDISNIKAIGVTNQRETTIVWDKFTGEPLYNAVVWLDLRTQSTVENLSKSISVSNNFVKTKTGLPISTYFSAVKLHWLIENVRKVQKAIEDGRAFFGTVDSWLIWCMTGGINGGVHCTDVSNASRTMLFNIHSLQWDEELCEFFGIPMTILPRIRSSSEIYGLVKSGMLEGVPISGCLGDQSAALVGQLCLQDGQAKSTYGTGCFLLCNTGQKCVNSEHGLLTTVAYKLGREEPVYYALEGSVAIAGAVVSWIKNNLQIIQSSSEIEKLAEVAGTSYGCYFVPAFSGLYAPYWDPSARGIICGLTQFTNKFHIAFAALEAVCFQTREILDAMNSDCGIPLKHLQVDGGMTSNKILMQLQADILCIPVMKPFMPETTALGAAMAAGAAEGVSVWNLDPKEMASVQMEKFEPQINVEESEDRYATWKKAVVKSMGWVLTQSPDGRDPSIFSSLTLGFYVVSSMVILIGARYM comes from the coding sequence ATGGCAGACGCTCCGAAAGCGGTTTTGGGACCGTTGGTAGGGGCAGTGGACCAAGGTACCAGCTCAACACGTTTTTTGGTTTTCAATCCCCAAACAGCTGAATTACTTTGTCATCATCAAGTGGAAATAGCCCAGGAGTTCCCAAGAGAGGGATGGGTAGAGCAAGACCCAAAGGCAATCCTGCAGTCTGTGTACGAGTGTATAGAGAAAACATGTGAGAAACTTGGACAGCAGAACATTGATATTTCCAACATAAAAGCTATCGGTGTCACCAACCAGCGGGAAACTACGATAGTCTGGGACAAGTTCACTGGAGAACCTCTCTACAATGCTGTGGTGTGGCTTGACCTAAGGACCCAGTCTACTGTGGAGAATCTCAGCAAAAGTATTTCAGTAAGTAATAACTTCGTTAAGACCAAGACAGGCCTTCCAATCAGCACTTACTTTAGTGCTGTGAAACTTCACTGGCTCATTGAAAATGTGAGAAAAGTGCAAAAGGCTATTGAAGACGGCAGAGCTTTTTTTGGGACCGTTGACTCGTGGCTTATCTGGTGTATGACTGGAGGTATCAACGGAGGTGTCCACTGTACAGATGTAAGTAATGCCAGCAGGACCATGCTTTTCAACATTCACTCTTTGCAATGGGATGAAGAGCTCTGCGAGTTTTTTGGAATTCCAATGACCATCCTTCCCCGAATCCGGAGTTCTTCTGAGATCTATGGCCTAGTGAAAAGTGGCATGTTGGAAGGTGTGCCAATATCTGGATGTCTGGGAGACCAGTCTGCTGCTTTGGTGGGACAACTGTGTCTTCAGGACGGACAGGCTAAAAGCACATACGGAACAGGCTGTTTCTTACTATGTAACACAGGCCAGAAGTGTGTAAACTCTGAACACGGCCTTCTGACCACAGTGGCTTACAAGCTTGGCAGAGAGGAACCTGTCTATTATGCCCTGGAAGGTTCCGTAGCCATAGCCGGCGCTGTTGTTAGCTGGATAAAAAACAATCTTCAAATTATTCAGTCTTCGTCGGAAATTGAAAAACTTGCTGAAGTAGCAGGGACGTCTTATGGCTGTTACTTCGTCCCAGCCTTTTCAGGCTTATACGCTCCATACTGGGACCCAAGTGCAAGAGGGATCATCTGCGGGCTCACCCAGTTCACCAATAAGTTCCATATTGCCTTTGCTGCGTTAGAAGCTGTTTGCTTCCAAACCCGGGAGATTCTGGATGCCATGAACAGTGATTGTGGAATCCCGCTGAAGCATTTGCAGGTCGATGGAGGAATGACCTCAAACAAAATTCTCATGCAACTGCAGGCGGACATTCTGTGTATTCCGGTGATGAAACCTTTCATGCCAGAAACAACTGCACTGGGAGCCGCCATGGCAGCGGGAGCAGCAGAAGGAGTTAGTGTTTGGAATCTGGATCCTAAGGAGATGGCAAGTGTCCAGATGGAGAAGTTTGAACCCCAGATCAATGTCGAAGAAAGTGAAGATCGTTATGCCACATGGAAGAAAGCTGTGGTGAAGTCAATGGGCTGGGTTTTGACTCAGTCTCCTGATGGTCGCGACCCTAGTATTTTCAGCAGCCTGACGCTGGGCTTTTACGTAGTGAGTAGTATGGTGATATTAATTGGAGCAAGGTACATGTAA